One genomic segment of Pandoraea thiooxydans includes these proteins:
- a CDS encoding ferredoxin--NADP reductase — protein sequence MSDPEKFSAQRITQIKFWMPNLFTFKTTRPASLTFTPGQFVRLGLHKEDGSEVWRAYSFVSAPDEENLEFYSIVAPDGEFSPRLARMRTGDELLVAHTAFGFLTLDRFEDGRDLWLLATGTGLAPYISMLRTQEPWHRFERIFLVHSVRLAADLTYRDEIEDLARRNGPQTHTAELRYVATVTREKAPDTLGGRITQLIENGALEQAAGATLSPQHSRIMVCGNPEMVRDTRKLLTGMGYAVSRSATPGPLALENQW from the coding sequence ATGAGCGATCCGGAGAAATTTTCCGCGCAGCGCATTACACAGATTAAATTCTGGATGCCGAATCTGTTTACTTTCAAAACGACGCGGCCGGCCAGCCTGACCTTTACCCCTGGCCAGTTTGTCAGGTTGGGGCTGCACAAAGAAGATGGCAGCGAAGTCTGGCGTGCATATTCTTTTGTCAGCGCTCCCGACGAAGAAAATTTGGAGTTCTATTCAATCGTCGCCCCCGACGGCGAGTTCAGCCCGCGGTTGGCCAGGATGCGCACAGGCGACGAATTGCTGGTGGCGCATACTGCCTTTGGCTTTTTGACACTGGATCGCTTCGAAGATGGCCGGGATCTCTGGCTGCTTGCGACCGGCACCGGACTCGCCCCGTATATTTCGATGCTGCGAACCCAGGAACCCTGGCATCGCTTCGAGCGGATCTTCCTGGTGCATAGCGTGCGTCTGGCCGCGGACCTGACCTACCGTGACGAGATCGAAGACTTGGCGCGTCGCAACGGGCCGCAGACCCATACCGCCGAGTTGCGCTACGTGGCAACGGTCACACGGGAGAAGGCGCCCGACACGCTTGGCGGGCGCATCACGCAACTTATCGAAAACGGCGCGCTGGAACAGGCGGCGGGCGCCACGCTCTCACCGCAGCATTCACGCATCATGGTGTGCGGCAATCCAGAAATGGTGCGCGATACGCGCAAACTGCTCACCGGCATGGGTTATGCGGTGAGCCGCTCGGCGACGCCTGGCCCACTCGCGCTCGAAAATCAATGGTGA
- a CDS encoding alpha/beta hydrolase — translation MLHTAYELHGSDGLPLFAQSWQAPDGAPRGVIALVHGMGEHSGRYAKLAEYLGQHGFATYAYDLRGHGRSGGPRVYVDKFDEYLSDTDVFLTDLRRRCGPTPVFLVGHSMGGTIAALYVITRQPALRGLALSSPAVELGADIPKALIVAGRWLARALPRLPVRKIDARLISRDPAVIAQAASDPLNHYGGTPARTGAELLNAMSRVLAACRTLRTPMYIFHGTEDRLTSPSGSQALYAGSASLDKTLRLYPGSYHETMNDLDQEQVLQELADWLVAHSPRTASAA, via the coding sequence ATGCTCCATACCGCTTACGAATTGCACGGCAGCGACGGTCTGCCCTTGTTCGCCCAATCGTGGCAAGCGCCCGATGGCGCGCCGCGAGGGGTTATCGCACTGGTGCATGGTATGGGCGAGCATAGCGGCCGATATGCCAAACTGGCGGAATATCTCGGCCAGCATGGCTTCGCCACCTACGCCTACGATTTGCGTGGTCACGGGCGCTCCGGCGGCCCACGAGTATATGTCGACAAGTTTGACGAATATCTTAGTGATACCGACGTTTTTCTGACCGACTTGCGACGTCGGTGCGGTCCGACACCGGTGTTTCTGGTAGGCCACAGCATGGGAGGCACGATTGCTGCGCTATACGTGATAACGCGCCAGCCGGCGCTGCGCGGACTGGCGCTGAGCAGCCCTGCCGTTGAACTCGGCGCGGACATTCCCAAAGCACTGATCGTCGCCGGACGCTGGCTGGCCCGGGCGCTGCCTCGGCTGCCGGTACGCAAGATCGACGCTCGCCTGATATCGCGCGACCCGGCCGTCATCGCCCAAGCGGCGAGCGACCCGCTTAACCATTACGGCGGCACGCCAGCACGCACCGGCGCGGAACTGCTCAACGCCATGTCCAGAGTGCTGGCTGCTTGCCGCACGTTGCGCACGCCCATGTATATCTTCCACGGCACCGAGGATCGCCTGACCTCGCCTTCCGGCAGCCAGGCGTTGTATGCCGGCTCGGCCTCGCTCGACAAGACGCTGCGCCTGTATCCCGGCAGCTACCACGAAACCATGAACGACCTCGACCAGGAACAGGTTTTGCAGGAACTGGCCGACTGGCTGGTGGCGCATTCGCCGCGCACCGCGTCGGCGGCTTAA
- a CDS encoding acyl-CoA dehydrogenase encodes MSYQAPVKEMLFVMNELAGLAQVAALPGFEDATPETVQAVLEEAAKFNQEVVAPLNVTGDKNPSTWQDGEVRTTPGFKEAFRQFGEAGWQGVLHPQAYGGQGLPKLVATACNEMLNAANLSFALCPLLTDGAVEALLTAGSAAQQQLYVPRLLSGQWTGTMNLTEPQAGSDLALVRTRAEPQADGSYQLFGTKIFITYGEHDMAENIVHLVLARTPDAPEGVKGISLFIVPKFLVNDDGSLGARNDVHCVSIEHKLGIKASPTAVLQFGDHGGAKGYLVGELNHGLEYMFIMMNAARFAVGMQGVSIADRAYQKAVAYARERVQSRPVDGSAREAVTIVHHPDVKRMLMAMRAQIEGARALAYAAAGACDMAHHHPDAQVRRDNAAIYEYLVPIVKGWSTEMSLEVTSLGVQVHGGMGFIEETGAAQYYRDARILTIYEGTTAIQANDLVGRKTVRDGGAAARALCAEIEATEAQLTAQGEAGAAIGRRLAAGRQALLRVVDFVVTQTKSQPNTVFAGSVPYLKLAGIVLAGWQLGRAFLAAQRRLDEDKAFYGTKQVTARFFADHVLTQAPGLATSIIEGSEDVLALAEAQF; translated from the coding sequence ATGAGCTATCAAGCGCCTGTTAAGGAAATGTTGTTTGTCATGAACGAATTGGCCGGACTGGCGCAAGTAGCGGCATTGCCCGGCTTCGAGGATGCCACGCCGGAAACGGTGCAGGCGGTGCTGGAGGAGGCCGCCAAGTTCAATCAGGAGGTCGTCGCGCCGCTGAACGTCACTGGTGACAAAAACCCGAGTACCTGGCAGGACGGCGAGGTTCGCACGACTCCTGGCTTCAAGGAGGCGTTCCGCCAGTTCGGTGAAGCTGGCTGGCAGGGCGTGCTGCACCCGCAGGCTTACGGGGGGCAGGGGCTGCCGAAATTGGTGGCGACCGCCTGCAACGAGATGCTCAATGCCGCGAATCTTTCGTTCGCGCTCTGTCCGCTGCTCACCGACGGCGCCGTCGAGGCCCTGCTGACCGCTGGCAGCGCGGCGCAGCAGCAGCTTTATGTGCCGCGCCTGTTGTCGGGGCAATGGACCGGCACCATGAATCTCACCGAGCCGCAGGCCGGCTCCGATCTGGCGCTGGTGCGCACGCGTGCCGAACCGCAAGCCGACGGCAGCTACCAGTTGTTCGGCACCAAGATCTTCATCACCTATGGCGAGCACGATATGGCCGAGAACATCGTCCATCTGGTGCTGGCGCGAACCCCCGACGCACCGGAGGGCGTAAAAGGTATTTCGCTGTTTATCGTGCCCAAGTTCCTGGTCAACGACGATGGCTCCCTGGGCGCGCGCAATGACGTTCATTGCGTGTCGATCGAACACAAATTGGGCATCAAGGCGAGCCCGACGGCAGTGTTGCAATTCGGTGATCATGGCGGCGCCAAGGGCTATCTGGTCGGCGAACTCAATCACGGGCTCGAGTATATGTTCATCATGATGAACGCCGCCCGTTTTGCCGTCGGCATGCAGGGCGTGTCGATCGCGGATCGCGCCTATCAGAAGGCCGTGGCTTACGCCCGTGAGCGGGTGCAAAGCCGGCCGGTCGACGGCTCGGCGCGCGAGGCGGTCACCATTGTGCACCACCCGGATGTCAAGCGCATGCTGATGGCCATGCGCGCCCAGATCGAGGGCGCGCGGGCACTGGCTTATGCGGCGGCCGGCGCGTGCGACATGGCGCACCATCACCCCGATGCCCAGGTGCGGCGCGACAATGCGGCGATCTATGAATATCTCGTGCCGATCGTCAAGGGATGGAGCACCGAGATGTCGCTGGAGGTCACCAGCCTCGGCGTGCAAGTGCACGGCGGCATGGGGTTCATCGAAGAAACCGGTGCGGCGCAATATTATCGCGATGCAAGGATTCTGACGATTTACGAAGGCACCACGGCCATTCAGGCCAATGACCTGGTGGGGCGCAAGACGGTGCGTGACGGTGGCGCCGCGGCCAGGGCGCTGTGTGCCGAAATCGAAGCGACCGAGGCACAATTGACGGCCCAGGGCGAGGCCGGCGCGGCCATCGGACGGCGTCTGGCGGCGGGTCGGCAGGCATTGCTGCGCGTGGTCGACTTCGTGGTCACCCAGACCAAGTCGCAGCCCAACACCGTCTTTGCCGGCAGCGTGCCATACCTGAAACTCGCCGGCATCGTACTGGCCGGTTGGCAATTGGGTCGCGCGTTCCTCGCGGCGCAGCGCAGACTCGACGAGGACAAGGCGTTTTATGGTACGAAGCAAGTCACCGCGCGCTTTTTCGCCGATCACGTGTTGACGCAGGCGCCGGGTCTGGCCACCTCCATCATCGAGGGCAGCGAGGACGTGCTGGCACTGGCCGAAGCACAGTTCTGA
- a CDS encoding PA0069 family radical SAM protein has translation MPSSDQPTAALKGRGATSNQVERFSAWSREPDETIESANAAHEHVVQFKTHVTDEIARRIISRNNSPDVPFDRSINPYRGCEHGCIYCFARPTHAYLGLSPGLDFETELYAKRNAAELLRVELSKPNYRPAILALGANTDPYQPIERGLAITRSILEVLEDFNHPVGITTKSALVVRDLDILSRMAGKGLVRVFLSVGTLDADLARLLEPRANTPGRRIEAIRRLAQAGVPAGVIVAPIIPALNDYDIERVLEVAAQAGAEGAGYVMLRLLLEVHDLFVKWLHAHFPSRAAHVMSLIEQVRDGRHNDANFGSRMRGTGQYAELVRRRFELACRRNGLNMARRQLDATRFRRPDAHSAQLDLF, from the coding sequence ATGCCTTCCTCCGATCAGCCAACTGCCGCGCTCAAAGGGCGAGGCGCCACGTCCAACCAGGTTGAACGTTTTAGCGCCTGGTCACGAGAGCCCGACGAGACGATCGAATCCGCCAATGCGGCTCACGAGCATGTGGTGCAGTTCAAGACACATGTCACCGACGAAATCGCCCGCCGCATCATTTCCCGCAACAACTCGCCGGACGTGCCGTTCGACCGGTCGATCAACCCATATCGTGGCTGCGAACATGGCTGCATCTATTGTTTCGCTCGGCCGACGCATGCTTATCTCGGGCTCTCGCCGGGGCTCGATTTCGAGACGGAGTTATACGCCAAGCGCAACGCCGCGGAACTGTTGCGCGTGGAGTTGAGCAAGCCGAACTATCGGCCCGCGATACTCGCGCTCGGCGCCAATACCGATCCCTACCAGCCGATCGAGCGCGGGCTTGCCATTACGCGCTCGATACTCGAGGTGCTGGAAGACTTCAATCACCCCGTCGGCATCACCACCAAGTCGGCGCTGGTCGTGCGCGACCTCGATATTCTCTCGCGCATGGCGGGCAAGGGTTTGGTACGGGTGTTCCTGTCGGTGGGCACGCTGGACGCCGATCTCGCGCGGCTACTGGAGCCTCGCGCCAATACGCCGGGGCGCCGCATCGAGGCGATTCGCCGGCTCGCGCAGGCGGGCGTGCCGGCCGGCGTGATCGTCGCGCCGATCATTCCGGCGCTCAACGACTATGACATCGAGCGCGTGCTCGAGGTCGCGGCCCAGGCCGGGGCGGAGGGCGCCGGTTACGTGATGTTGCGCTTGCTGCTCGAGGTTCATGACCTGTTCGTCAAGTGGCTGCACGCTCACTTCCCCTCACGCGCGGCGCATGTAATGAGCCTCATCGAGCAAGTCCGGGACGGTCGCCATAACGACGCAAATTTTGGCAGCCGCATGCGCGGCACCGGCCAATATGCGGAACTGGTGCGCCGGCGTTTCGAGTTGGCGTGCCGGCGCAATGGCTTGAACATGGCACGCCGTCAGCTGGACGCGACGCGGTTTCGCCGGCCCGATGCACACAGCGCGCAACTGGACCTGTTCTGA
- a CDS encoding electron transfer flavoprotein subunit alpha/FixB family protein — translation MSILVIAEHDNQSIKAATLNTVSAAAQCGGEVHLLVAGANCSGAAQQAARIAGVSKVLVADAPHLADGLAENVAAQVLAIAQGYSHILAPATAYGKNIAPRVAALLDVAQLSDITRVESADTFERPIYAGNALAVVQSADPVKVITVRSTGFDAAAAEGGSAAIENVAAAADAGLSRFVGREVTKLDRPELTSAKIIVSGGRGLGSGENYTKVLEPLADKLNAALGASRAAVDAGYVPNDYQVGQTGKIVAPQLYIAVGISGAIQHLAGMKDSKVIVAINKDPEAPIFSVADYGLVGDLFTVVPELIGALG, via the coding sequence ATGAGCATTCTTGTAATTGCAGAACACGACAATCAGAGCATCAAGGCCGCCACGCTGAACACGGTGAGCGCAGCGGCGCAGTGCGGAGGCGAAGTGCACCTGCTGGTGGCGGGCGCCAATTGCAGCGGCGCGGCCCAGCAGGCGGCCAGGATCGCCGGGGTAAGCAAGGTGCTGGTGGCCGATGCGCCGCATCTGGCCGACGGGCTGGCGGAGAACGTCGCTGCCCAAGTGCTGGCGATCGCCCAGGGTTACAGCCACATCCTCGCGCCGGCCACGGCCTACGGCAAGAACATCGCGCCGCGCGTGGCGGCGCTGCTCGACGTCGCGCAACTCTCGGACATCACCCGGGTGGAGAGCGCGGACACGTTCGAGCGGCCGATCTATGCGGGCAACGCGCTGGCGGTGGTGCAAAGCGCCGACCCGGTGAAGGTCATCACGGTGCGCAGCACGGGGTTCGATGCGGCGGCGGCCGAAGGCGGCAGCGCGGCCATCGAGAACGTGGCGGCGGCGGCCGATGCGGGCCTGTCGCGCTTCGTGGGGCGCGAAGTCACCAAGCTGGACCGGCCGGAGCTGACCTCGGCCAAGATCATCGTCTCGGGCGGTCGCGGGCTGGGTTCGGGCGAGAACTACACGAAGGTGCTCGAGCCGCTGGCGGACAAGCTGAACGCGGCGCTGGGCGCCTCGCGCGCGGCGGTCGACGCGGGCTACGTGCCCAACGATTATCAGGTCGGGCAGACCGGCAAGATTGTCGCGCCCCAGTTGTACATCGCGGTGGGGATTTCGGGCGCGATCCAGCATTTGGCCGGCATGAAGGATTCGAAGGTGATCGTGGCGATCAACAAGGATCCGGAGGCGCCGATCTTCTCGGTGGCCGACTACGGCCTGGTGGGCGATCTGTTCACCGTGGTGCCGGAGCTGATCGGCGCGTTGGGCTGA
- the ald gene encoding alanine dehydrogenase, whose protein sequence is MKIGVPKEIKNNEFRVGMTPGAVREVVAHGHEVWIESHAGDGIGMDDQAYVAAGAHIAPSAADVFERAELIVKVKEPQAVERARLRPEQTLFTYLHLAPDPEQTADLVKSGATCIAYETVTSSQGGLPLLAPMSEVAGRMAVQAGATALEKSHGGLGLLLSGVPGVEPGKIVILGGGVVGSNAATIACGMGAEVVVIDRSVDVLRRLSAQFGGRIKTVYSTRHAIEQHLRDADLVIGGVLIPGAAAPKLITRDMLGLMQRGAVIVDVAIDQGGCCETSRATTHADPVYVVDDIVHYCVANMPGGVPRTSTKALNNVTLPFILQLAGQGVRGALEANPHLLNGLNVANGAVTNAEVAQALNYQYRAPLSAIAHLPRPA, encoded by the coding sequence ATGAAAATCGGCGTACCCAAGGAGATCAAGAACAATGAGTTCCGCGTCGGCATGACCCCAGGCGCGGTGCGCGAAGTAGTCGCGCATGGTCACGAAGTCTGGATCGAGAGCCATGCCGGCGACGGTATCGGCATGGACGATCAGGCTTACGTCGCCGCTGGTGCCCACATTGCTCCAAGCGCGGCGGACGTTTTCGAGCGCGCGGAATTGATCGTCAAAGTCAAGGAACCACAAGCCGTCGAACGCGCACGGCTGAGGCCGGAGCAAACGCTCTTTACCTACTTGCACCTGGCGCCCGACCCCGAGCAAACGGCCGACCTGGTCAAGAGCGGGGCAACGTGCATCGCTTATGAGACCGTGACCTCTTCCCAAGGGGGGCTGCCGCTGCTGGCGCCGATGTCCGAGGTCGCGGGTCGCATGGCTGTTCAGGCGGGCGCCACCGCGTTGGAAAAATCGCATGGCGGCCTGGGGTTGCTGCTCTCCGGCGTGCCGGGCGTGGAACCCGGCAAAATCGTGATTCTCGGCGGCGGCGTGGTCGGCTCGAATGCCGCCACCATCGCCTGCGGCATGGGAGCTGAAGTGGTGGTGATCGACCGCTCGGTGGACGTCCTGCGGCGGCTATCCGCGCAGTTCGGCGGGCGCATCAAGACGGTTTATTCGACCCGCCACGCGATCGAACAGCATCTGCGTGACGCCGATCTGGTGATCGGCGGTGTGCTCATTCCGGGGGCCGCGGCGCCAAAGCTGATTACGCGCGACATGCTGGGCCTGATGCAGCGCGGCGCAGTGATTGTCGACGTGGCAATCGATCAGGGCGGCTGCTGCGAAACCTCGCGCGCGACCACGCACGCCGATCCGGTGTATGTCGTCGACGACATTGTGCATTATTGCGTCGCCAATATGCCCGGCGGGGTACCCCGCACATCAACGAAGGCGCTCAACAACGTGACATTGCCGTTTATTCTTCAGCTCGCTGGGCAAGGCGTGCGCGGCGCTCTCGAAGCCAACCCGCATCTGCTCAACGGCCTGAACGTCGCCAATGGCGCAGTGACCAACGCGGAAGTCGCGCAGGCGTTGAACTATCAGTACCGAGCACCCTTGAGCGCCATCGCCCATTTACCGCGGCCGGCCTGA
- a CDS encoding acyl-CoA synthetase: MLTRQSTYAELVAGFSWHIPPRFNIGVDTCDKWADGSGRLALIYERNDGTQARYTFDDIKARSNQLANSMRRQGVERGDRIGIFLPQTPETALAHIAAYKLGAVAVPLFALFGMEALQYRLSNCGATALVTDRQGLEKIRSIRDTLPHLKTIYCIDATASDTDACDFWQQLQAEADAFEPIDTSADDPAVIIYTSGTTGKPKGALHAHRVLLGHLPGVEMSHEFFPEHARLMWTPADWAWIGGLLDVLLPAWHHGVTVLARRFEKFDGEAAFDLMARHGVTHTFLPPTALKMMRAVKDPQRWRLSLRAVASGGESLGEELIEWGQAALGVTINEFYGQTECNVVLSSCSSLFPPSIGSIGKAAPGHQVRIVDDAGEVLPVGTEGNIAVRAPDPVMFLGYWDNPDATRAKYAGDYLITGDLGVEDADGFIRFIGRNDDVITSAGYRIGPGPIEDCLLGHPAVRMAAVIGVPDRERTEIVKAFVVLNPDYKPSDALVKEIQMHVKTRLAAHEYPREVSFVDALPMTTTGKIIRRALREAAGDAKT; encoded by the coding sequence ATGCTCACCAGGCAATCGACCTATGCCGAACTCGTCGCCGGCTTTTCGTGGCACATCCCGCCGCGCTTCAATATCGGCGTCGACACCTGCGACAAATGGGCCGACGGCAGCGGGCGCCTCGCGCTGATCTATGAAAGAAACGACGGCACGCAAGCGCGCTACACCTTCGACGACATCAAGGCACGCTCCAACCAGCTCGCCAATAGCATGCGCCGGCAAGGCGTCGAGCGCGGCGACCGCATCGGCATCTTTCTTCCGCAAACACCGGAAACGGCGCTCGCGCATATCGCCGCTTATAAGCTGGGGGCCGTGGCTGTGCCGCTGTTCGCCCTGTTCGGCATGGAGGCGCTCCAGTATCGCTTGTCCAACTGCGGCGCCACCGCGCTGGTCACGGATCGCCAGGGCCTGGAGAAGATTCGCTCGATTCGCGATACCTTGCCCCACCTGAAGACGATCTATTGCATCGACGCGACAGCTTCCGATACCGATGCCTGCGATTTCTGGCAACAGCTGCAAGCCGAAGCGGATGCGTTTGAGCCAATCGACACGTCAGCGGACGACCCGGCCGTCATCATCTACACCTCCGGCACGACCGGCAAGCCCAAAGGCGCACTGCACGCGCATCGCGTGCTGCTGGGGCATCTGCCCGGCGTCGAGATGTCGCATGAATTTTTCCCGGAGCACGCGCGGCTGATGTGGACGCCGGCCGACTGGGCCTGGATCGGCGGCCTGCTCGATGTGCTGCTGCCCGCCTGGCATCATGGCGTGACCGTGCTGGCCCGCCGCTTCGAAAAGTTCGACGGCGAGGCGGCATTCGATCTGATGGCCCGCCACGGCGTCACGCACACCTTTCTGCCGCCGACCGCCCTCAAGATGATGCGCGCAGTCAAGGATCCGCAACGCTGGCGCTTGTCGCTGCGTGCCGTCGCCAGTGGCGGCGAGTCGCTCGGCGAAGAGCTGATCGAGTGGGGGCAGGCCGCGCTGGGCGTCACCATTAACGAGTTCTATGGGCAGACCGAATGCAATGTGGTGCTGTCGTCGTGCTCGTCGCTGTTTCCACCCAGCATCGGCTCGATCGGCAAAGCAGCGCCCGGACACCAGGTACGGATCGTCGACGACGCCGGCGAAGTATTGCCGGTCGGGACCGAAGGCAATATCGCCGTGCGCGCCCCCGATCCGGTGATGTTTCTCGGTTACTGGGACAATCCCGACGCCACTCGTGCGAAATATGCCGGCGACTATTTGATCACCGGCGATCTTGGCGTGGAGGATGCGGACGGTTTCATCCGGTTCATTGGGCGCAACGACGATGTCATCACCAGCGCCGGCTATCGCATCGGCCCGGGACCGATCGAAGATTGCCTGCTCGGTCATCCGGCCGTGCGCATGGCGGCCGTGATTGGCGTTCCCGATCGCGAACGCACCGAGATCGTCAAGGCATTCGTGGTGCTGAACCCCGACTACAAGCCGAGCGATGCGCTGGTCAAGGAAATTCAAATGCACGTCAAGACGCGTCTGGCCGCGCACGAGTACCCGCGCGAGGTCAGTTTCGTCGATGCGCTGCCGATGACGACTACCGGCAAGATCATTCGCCGAGCCCTGCGCGAGGCGGCTGGCGACGCGAAGACGTAA
- a CDS encoding D-amino acid dehydrogenase translates to MRVVILGSGVIGTASAFYLAQAGHQVTVLDRQPGPALETSFGNAGQISPGYASPWAAPGIPLKAVKWLFQAHAPLAIRADGSLFQLRWLYHMLRNCTASRYAVNKERMVRLAEYSRDCFRALRAETGIEYEGRQQGTLQLFRTQAQLDNAARDIAVLEQAGVPFELLSPAELARAEPALAAVSHKLTGGLRLPNDETGDCQLFTTRLAAMAEDLGVQFRYDTPIDALLTNGDQISGVVSGQQVIKADAYVVALGSYSTPFLRGIVDIPVYPLKGYSITVPIADERAAPVSTVLDETYKIAITRFDDRIRVGGMAEVVGYDKRLKPQRRATLEMVVNDLYPGAGNTAEASFWTGLRPMTPDGTPIVGATPVKNLFLNTGHGTLGWTMSCGSGQLLADLISGRRPAIAADDLSVARYLSEPADTRQPAYA, encoded by the coding sequence ATGCGGGTGGTCATTCTCGGTAGCGGCGTTATTGGCACCGCCAGCGCTTTCTATCTCGCACAGGCTGGCCATCAGGTCACTGTCCTCGACCGCCAGCCCGGCCCCGCCCTGGAGACCAGTTTCGGCAATGCCGGACAGATTTCTCCGGGTTATGCGTCACCCTGGGCCGCCCCGGGCATCCCGCTCAAAGCAGTCAAATGGCTGTTTCAGGCCCACGCGCCGTTGGCCATTCGCGCCGACGGATCGCTGTTCCAATTGCGCTGGCTCTACCATATGCTGCGCAACTGCACTGCCAGCCGCTATGCGGTCAACAAGGAACGCATGGTGCGCCTGGCCGAGTACAGCCGTGACTGCTTCCGCGCCCTGCGCGCCGAAACCGGCATCGAATACGAGGGGCGCCAGCAAGGTACGTTGCAGTTGTTCCGTACCCAGGCGCAGCTTGACAACGCGGCGCGCGACATCGCCGTGCTCGAGCAGGCCGGCGTGCCCTTCGAACTGCTCTCGCCCGCCGAACTGGCACGGGCCGAGCCGGCGCTGGCTGCCGTCAGCCACAAGCTGACGGGTGGCCTGCGCCTGCCCAATGACGAAACCGGCGACTGCCAATTGTTCACCACGCGCCTGGCCGCGATGGCCGAGGATCTGGGCGTGCAATTTCGCTATGACACACCGATCGATGCACTGCTGACCAACGGCGACCAGATCAGCGGCGTCGTCTCGGGCCAGCAAGTCATCAAGGCCGACGCCTATGTGGTTGCGCTCGGCTCCTATTCGACGCCATTCCTGCGCGGCATCGTCGATATCCCCGTCTATCCTCTCAAGGGATATTCGATCACCGTACCCATCGCCGACGAACGCGCCGCTCCGGTGTCGACCGTGCTGGATGAAACCTACAAGATCGCGATCACACGTTTTGACGATCGCATCCGGGTGGGCGGCATGGCCGAGGTCGTCGGCTATGACAAACGCCTCAAGCCACAACGGCGCGCCACGCTCGAGATGGTCGTCAATGATCTGTATCCCGGCGCAGGCAACACCGCCGAGGCCAGTTTCTGGACGGGTTTGCGGCCGATGACGCCAGACGGCACGCCGATCGTCGGCGCCACGCCGGTAAAGAATCTGTTCCTGAACACCGGGCATGGCACGCTCGGCTGGACCATGTCGTGCGGCTCGGGCCAGCTCCTGGCCGATCTGATCTCGGGCCGGCGTCCGGCGATCGCTGCGGACGACCTGTCGGTCGCCCGTTACCTGAGTGAGCCTGCCGACACACGGCAACCTGCTTATGCCTGA
- a CDS encoding winged helix-turn-helix transcriptional regulator produces the protein MRIQQQSVRTLDKLDRRILTILQRDGRISMKDLAEQVGLSITPCIERVKRMERDGVITGYYARVNPVALGATLLVFVEITLDHKSGNMFEQFRREVLRISEVLECHLVSGDFDYLIKARIREMSEYRKLLGDILLQLPGAVQSKSYVVMEEIKETLVIDAQE, from the coding sequence ATGAGAATCCAGCAGCAGTCCGTGCGCACGCTCGACAAACTGGATCGACGCATCCTGACGATCCTGCAGCGCGACGGGCGCATCTCGATGAAAGACCTCGCCGAGCAGGTCGGCCTGTCGATCACGCCGTGTATCGAGCGAGTCAAGCGCATGGAGCGCGACGGTGTGATCACCGGCTATTACGCACGGGTCAATCCGGTCGCGCTGGGTGCCACGTTGCTGGTGTTTGTCGAAATCACGCTGGATCACAAATCGGGCAATATGTTCGAGCAGTTTCGCCGCGAGGTGCTGCGCATTTCCGAGGTGCTCGAGTGTCATCTCGTGTCGGGCGATTTCGACTACCTGATCAAGGCGCGCATCCGGGAGATGTCGGAATACCGCAAGCTGCTGGGCGACATCCTGCTGCAGCTGCCCGGCGCGGTGCAGTCCAAAAGTTACGTCGTGATGGAAGAAATCAAAGAGACGCTCGTGATCGACGCGCAAGAGTAA
- a CDS encoding electron transfer flavoprotein subunit beta/FixA family protein — protein sequence MKILVPVKRVVDYNVKVRVKSDGSGVDIANVKMSMNPFDEIAVEEAVRLKEAGVATEVIAVSCGATQCQETLRTALAIGADRAILVESGEELQPLAVAKLLKALVDKEQPQLVILGKQAIDDDSNQTGQMLAALAGLPQATFASKVVVADGQAQVTREVDGGLETLALNLPAVITTDLRLNEPRYVTLPNIMKAKKKPLETVTPEALGVDVAPRLKTLKVSEPAKRSAGVKVPDVATLVDKLKNEAKVL from the coding sequence ATGAAAATTCTGGTACCAGTCAAGCGGGTGGTGGATTACAACGTCAAGGTCCGCGTCAAGAGCGACGGCAGCGGGGTTGACATTGCCAACGTGAAGATGTCGATGAACCCGTTCGACGAAATCGCGGTGGAAGAGGCGGTGCGGCTGAAGGAAGCGGGCGTGGCAACCGAAGTGATTGCCGTGTCGTGCGGCGCCACGCAATGCCAGGAGACGCTGCGCACGGCGCTGGCGATCGGTGCGGACCGCGCGATCCTGGTCGAGTCGGGCGAGGAACTGCAGCCGTTGGCCGTAGCCAAGCTGCTCAAGGCGCTGGTCGACAAGGAGCAGCCGCAACTGGTGATCCTGGGCAAGCAGGCGATCGATGACGACAGCAACCAGACCGGCCAGATGCTGGCCGCGCTCGCCGGCCTGCCGCAGGCGACCTTCGCCTCCAAGGTAGTGGTGGCCGACGGCCAGGCGCAAGTCACGCGCGAGGTCGACGGCGGGCTCGAGACGCTGGCGCTGAATCTGCCCGCGGTGATCACCACCGATCTGCGCCTGAACGAGCCGCGCTACGTGACGCTGCCCAACATCATGAAGGCCAAGAAAAAGCCGCTGGAGACGGTGACGCCCGAGGCGCTCGGGGTGGACGTCGCGCCGCGCCTGAAAACCCTCAAGGTGAGCGAGCCCGCCAAGCGCAGCGCCGGGGTCAAGGTGCCCGACGTGGCCACGCTGGTCGACAAGCTGAAGAACGAAGCCAAGGTATTGTGA